The sequence below is a genomic window from Cataglyphis hispanica isolate Lineage 1 chromosome 13, ULB_Chis1_1.0, whole genome shotgun sequence.
agttttttctttattcgtgACGCGATCTTAAcgagtattattaaattatttgaatactttttaactttaacatatgtatgtttaaattaaaacattatatattatttattattatatattattttatcataaaagatattttatttataaaattataatatttataaaaagaaccAATATTTTACGTGCATGattgtcaaatatttgataaacttGTCTATGAAGTTCATGTAAAGTTTTACCAAGTTAGAGGAATTAATCGAGATTCTCTTTGTTgtgtaataacaataataacacaatataCTATTATCGAAGCGTGACTTACTCATTGGCTTTGTTGTTTCGCTCGACGGTCTCTTGTTTCACAAAGCTGTTTCCGCTGTTTTCCATATCGCTCTGAAATTACAAGGCGAATCGTCGGCGAGGAGGAACACGAACGATGCGGGCGCGCGGACAATTGACAGAGGACAAACCGAGCCAAGTTGATCGGCGGCAAAGCCGCGACAGCGCGTGGGTTACGATGCGTCGGGAGATGTCATTAGATGTGCGTGCGGCTTGGTTCTCTCCTGACgtgtttacatataaatattatgaacgCGGACGAGAGAGGCGGGCGACGCGCGCGCAAGAAATGACGATGACCCGGATCGGTGTCCGTTCGATTATCTTCTGTCCGTTTAACAAAGGCGCTTCTCTGATTTAATGTAGATGATGCAAAACGATCGATCTGTGTCGTTCCAATTTCCAACGCGTCTATCAATTCAGAAAATCGGgacaaatatgatataaaagctCTTATCGTGAAAAATTAGTTTTGCACTATCAGCAGCTTATACTTGATTTTCGATCGCATAATCGTGAACAATAAGGACGAATTTATTTTCGGTTATCGGATCGTTTTTCACATCGACTTTTCACATCGACATGATCGAGATCGAGTATTATCGGATTATTAACGGAAAtgtttttcgattttcttcGCTCGTTTTGCTCTGATTCGCTTCGCCGCCATGaccaaaataaattctctcgaAAAACACAATCATCATTAGCGTATGAAATGAACCGTATCGAAAAATGTACGGTATCTCTAAAAACTCATCATTAATAATGcgatcgaatattttttacgatcgcgtgaatattatcgaataaatttacatatgtcGCACACAATGTATTTACTTAGTCCGTTTTTGttactttaaatttcttctttccctctgtttattacataaaaggaaaatattaaagatattttacaaatgttacaagtttatttcttataactaACATAGTAGACAATTATAAATCACATTGGTATAACATGAACTGAACATGTTCATAAATAACCGAAGGAATATTGTATGTATCCTCaacaattatcaattattggatttttcgatttttcgcTTCTGaagtgaataaatttttcttgaaaaagttttatttattataacacaaaatttttttaaaaaccataatttatattatacaaaatatggatctaataagaacaaaaataacaaaaaccttcggcttttaattatatcaatatttctgaAAGTTTACGAGTACTGGCaagtatttacatataaagtgccaaatatcaattacaaaagtgaaatatggaaattgttattaatacttattaatcTACTGCGAACagaaatttcttgttttagaATTTCCcctatagaattttataaaattttttcataaattttatataaatttaatttacaattcttCATGTTTCAAGACATCATCGACAATTTCTGCAATAAAgagtaaacataaaaatttcgtgaaaaaagatatacgcacatatatgcaatatatatatataacttaccACTATCTTTTTCCGTTTGTCTAtttgcattttctattttctgctGTAGAGCTTTAATTTCTTCATCATAACCTACCCATTCGGGCAAAATACGCATGGCTGCTTGTAATTTGGCTTCTTTAGTCATTGGATTAttacactaaaaaaaaaaaaaaattaatatttttttttggggagtaaatataaaaatattataatttatcattatgaaatacatataaataaaaatacatactaAATCTATAGTTTTAGCATATTGCTTGGATGCATCATCACACCACGTTTCACACCATAGCCACTCCTGTGGTAATGTCTTGATGGCCACTTGATGTATCATATTATTTGGGAGatcctaaaattaattattgattattttttaaatataaaaaaaaagaaaataggatATCTTAAGatcattaataagaaatataatctattattttctatatctttataaatactaaaaaCATTCATGTACATTACATACTTGATCAAGATTTGATAAGCTGTTTGGATCTTGACTCAATGCTTGATACTGTCCTCGTAATCTATCTCCGGCTGCGATGCGACGGAACCGCTTGAGATCTACTACGTATAACGCGCTGATGTGATAAGCTCGTCCTTGCAAATGATTTCTCCAATATCCTTGTTTCCAAAATCGAAATCCATCCATTTCAGTTCTACTATCACAAAACGGCGTATATGCATATGGCGCACCGCCGAGATCCAAATTTGCTAATTCCTTCAAATCTGCTCTTACCAcctgtataaaatcaattatgtaattttacacaaataatatctatatcgttgcattttaaattgtgcttatattatgtatacctGATCAGCatcgacaaatattatttttttaacgttcaACGGGAATAACACGTCGAGGAATAAGATCTTGTATCCCCAAATAGTTCTTTGTTTCTCGGTTTGTTGATGAAGCCAACGAGGCCATTTGTATTGCACAAGTTCATATTCAAAACCATATTCTTTAGCCATATGTGGCAAAAAATCCTatgtcatgaaaaaaattttaataattgttttcataactagcattatttagaacaaaataatgtttcacTCTGCTATATGTCAGCCACTTACTTTTACAGTTGGTGATAGGTAATTCTTTAAGAACCAGAACTTCACCGGCGTCTTGGTGTGTTTAATAACACTTAGCATCATGATCTTCAGGAATCTTTCATATAAGTGGCcagaagcgagagagaaaatatttaacttctCATCTTGGTCTTCGCTTTCGTCTGTTGTAAATGTCCTAGTTTTGAAAGTATGTCAAAACATATAAGACATATCAAACATTAGTataatttaactattttatcaGTCGCGATTaggtatttaaattaatatgggCTACATTATCAAAGGAGAGAATgatattttaagttaattaagACAGCAGACAGAAGACAAGAATACATATGGTGACTTGGAATTAAGTTAATGTAAATGAATTGTAAATGTAATCAAGTTTAagtatattaagattattgaTTAATCAAATGTTACAATTTCAAGCCACATATATGTTCGTTTTTGTAATGCAGATGTATTTTACTCTGGATTTCTTGTTCTttgatacttatttatatgtatttatagaaaaatgataGATGTACTTAACTACATAATGAGAAGCTTACCAAAATTTGGCAATgctaaaaaagagagaacaaaTAAAAGTTAAGTTCAAAGATAACCGAGAATGCATTATGCATGCTATGCATTATGTACTAACACCCAACATTAGGAAAtgtggaatataaaaatagtttgagTGAGTTGGACATACCTAGAAATGGAGTTCCATAATCCGGAATCCTTCTCGTTGTCCGATAAGAGATCGAATCCCGCCTTGTCTGGCTTCTTAGATACCTTGACTTTTAGCACGTGGCTTCTCAAAGAACTTATCAGAACTTTCACATCATTGCCGTTTTGAATAACATCTTGTCCGTCGACAGTGGTGAAGTCGTATATTTCCGCGGATCTTCCCTGTCGAAGTCGTAGTACCCATTCGCCAGGATTTGCCTTGAGCTGGAAGTATCCTAAATTCGCCATTACTATGGTGTCAACCATTACGGGTTGTTTCTCGGTGCCTAATGTGAATTGAAGGCCTCTCGGTGGATTTCCCATTACTGCTTCGAAACAATGGCCTTCGAGCAGCAAATACTCCAATTCAAAttcactaaaataatatacatataaaagtcagcaaaattgaaataagaaGATCATATTGAGTATTTTGATTCTTTTACCTATGGACACCAATTGCAACATTATCCAGCTTAATGTTATCTAAATCATAAACACTGCGGACTACTTCTACTAGCCAATTTTCAGGAGCATGAATGTATTGCGTTAATAATGAAGAAGTGGGAAGTTTTGTAAACTTCGCGATAGAGCCACTGATATCTCCTTCGATTGTGAATTGTAGCTCAGGTTCAAGCACAAATCGATAAAAGCTAGGGAATGAaacgaaagaatatataaaagaatatataaaaaaatatataaaaaaatatataccatcctaattcaagaaaaagaattataaagaaaataaaatatatcattctaCCTTTTCAATGGCATATCGCTGTTCTTGTCTAAGCAATTCaagaatacttttatattacaatttaaagctTGTTGTACTGTTTTCAATATTGGGCCCAATTTTTGAGCACCACGTGAAACTGGATCTACGATAGCGATAAAGTCGAAGGCTACTTTATTAGGATCGGCTGTTGGAATTTTTATGACACtgcaaaatgaaaataatcattcttgcatgtaatattaatactcagagtttcatatatatattgtgtataaattctaaatttttgatttatattttaaaaattattttacctgTGATCATCCCCATGGAAAGGAACATCGTATCGATTTCGAGTTTGAGGACGTGGTACTAAGAGTGAAGTGATTTTCATAATCATATCATCCGTGATGTTATTCTCCTCttctagaaaaatatcataaacaatttattatttctatgatgttaattgaaaaaaatattacaagtaaTACATATCGTATATACCATATTATCATACCATATTCATCTTCATTAAAGATtcgatctttaattaatttcataaatagtTTATCTCCATAAGTACTTTGGCTAAATCTTTCTAATAAAGAGAAGTCATCACTTGTAAATTCTTCGCCGCTATCCAAAGGGCCGATAATACGACCGTTGCATAAAACTGCTCTCGCACCAGCTTCCAAGTTtaagacatttttaatataatgttgatgtaacattaatatttgattttgattttccaACAGTGCCATCACAGATTCGTCctgaaataaaatcgaattattaACGCGGAAAGATTTctaacaaaatgtaatatcatctataaaaatacatttcttaCTTCAATCTCAAAACTACCATCGGCAATGAGAGCTGCATTATCTTCTCTGATTACTTTACGTGTGTAAAGTATAGCTCTTTCTGGTGACAATGCATTTAATGCAGCAAGaacaattttgttaatatcagACTTTGAATTCACGTTACCTTCCGCATTAACGATAATACTAACTCGCGCATCGGTATTTGATtcctatagaaaaatataagagctttatatttttataaaaaatacatacgaaattatataaagcttgatttttaaattacatactaCATATTCAAGCGCCTCTCGTAGTAATTGTCTACCAGACAATGATCTCAAATCAGCTACAATCCAAAAGGAATATAAATGATGCACGCTACTGCGTCGTGGTACGAAGAAGTAATgcattttcttcattaaataaGTTGACAGATCTTGAGAACTccactttatataattctcatctTCAGGAATCGTACCGATTAAATTTAGCCATGCATTCTTGTCCACTTTTAAAATACGTTCGTTCAAACTAGAAAGCGAAATAAACAGTGGAatgagtaaataaataataaaagtgaacataaatttattataataactcataaaatattaattaagagttATATTTACCGTGGCATAACGTATGGTTGATTCATCAGAAAATCAACGACATCGTCTCCTTCCGTTACTTCACCACGATATACTGCTTTTTGCAATGCAGGTGTTTGTGACATAATAGTAGATAGTACTGCTTCTTCGTATGATTCATAATTCATCTGACTGGGCGTCAGAGGTACACCATTCAATAAAGCTTGTGGGAATTTCTTGAAACCACATCGTTTTATGAAGTCGCTGGCTAAATGCCGTCCCACGTCATATTCAGACTCTTCCCCGAGGATGTAAGGTATATTAGCGGACGAATCTTTGGAtttgataactttttttatatcatctatGTCAGCACCATGTCCAATGTAATTTcctaactaaaataaaaataaattttatccttCCTCTTGATATGGACATTGATATCAAATGATATGAAGTTTTACCTCTGATAAGAAATGTAAAGCCTCTttaggatttttattttctgcaaaatagTGATATGCATTGTTAACTGCAACACTAGCATCTGTTAAACCTGTTACAGATGTATTATAATTCGTCACGAAGACAAATCCGACTCTCAGTGGAGCAGAATGTGCATAAAGAGATTGCGCTAGAGCTATTAATGACATGGAATCTTCGCTTAGGggatcaataattaatacctACAAAAAAGATAGGTAAgtatttgaaacaaaatattaattattatcatttaaaatttagtaatactaactaaattatataaatttcttctaataTTTCTGAGCATGCCTGGGAAAGTTGGTCGTAATAATTCTGTCAATGACCGTGACCATCTACTATAACGTGaatcattttcaatatcattaaTCCAATTGATCGCAGAATCCCTTATATccattgcaaaattttgattatctgTGCCTCCAGATAAATCCAATGCCAACAGTTTActcatttttttgttactaaagcctgtaataatttgtaaggatataattcttgatttggtaatatattaataaaatatttaactgatatatagaaaaatatagttcTTGTACCAATTTTATGAAGAGCTTCCATTACTCGTAATTCGCTTCTCAAAGATTCTAAAAGAGTTAGTATATCAATAGCTtccaaatcaaaaaataagcCATTGATGAAAAGCGCCGTGTCAGTTGGTTGTATATTTAGACTTGCCATAAATATTTCCTGATTCAGTTTCATTTCCTTTTTCATATCACTATTCACCTTAGTTCTAATTAGAGATTTCGCCTACGAAGagagatacaaaaatatataaatcattatatacctattaaataatatatatatgcatttaattatgtcattttaaattgtgtttagaattcgatatttaaaataaatacctgCATAGgaaaattttgcgatatatcAGTCAAGATGTTTAGTGCTTCCACAGAAGGAGAATTCATGATCCTTTCAGCTGCCTGGTGACTCAATTCTTGAAATTGCCATACTTTGAAAGCTCCGATCTCGTGACTACTTTCCAATAAAtgcatttgtattttatcCAATTTGGCTTGTTGATTTGGATATAATGTTCtaaaaagatgatatattACATCATAGTAAtgcaatgcaaaatattatacaaagagATATAAAGTGAATACTTTATATCCTTACTAACCACCTTACTTTAAAATCATGAAGTTGATTCCTTCAATTTCTTCCATGCCATCATTTGCCTCTTCTGAATTCTTTCCTGTATTGTCTTTGATATCAGAATCATCTGTCGCTTTGTATTCTGTAGACTTCATTTGCAATTCTACACCATAACCTGATAAACGCAATTTCTTATCTGTTCTATCctgtaaattgtttttatgaaaaatgcaattgttttgcaatatattataaatgtctaaaacataattctatttctattgttACCTTTACATAATGACGAAGAATATAATTGATCCTCTTTGTATCTGctatatttttcagtttttcatGGAAATCAATAAATGTAGAAGTCCCAATCTGAccatataatatgattaccTTATCAGATTCTGAAGTATCCAAGTATCGGTGGTCTACATCATAGGTATCTATAGTTTCCCATGTATCCTGGAaagtaaatagaatataatgatatatcctaatattatatcagtagaacgaaattgaaaattataaattaccaACCTGTTCTAGTAATAACCTATCTATATCTTGTAGAGAACAAGTAAATGTTCCACCAATGTTAACAATATTGTTACATCCATAggaagaaacatttttattcacagCCATTTGAGAAAACATTTCAACACGTGCGGAATAAATACGTAAAGACAATCCTAACTTAAAAACTGCTATCTCTGattcagataaatatttttttgccaatTCCAGAATTAAGTCATAACTCTCCTTTTCTGTAGCTGAAGTAAATTACGTaaagattgagaaaaaaatgattatcttgaaaaatatgtattttaccaagtcaattaaattaaaaccgCGTAATTACCTATTACAAGATTACtaatttttctagaatatGCATCAATAAATTTCCAAAAGTAATTTGGATTTTCATCGCTAAGATATTCAGCTGCTTCGAGAACAAGAGGTGTCTCATTCCACTTAGCATTTATTAAAGTTGTCACATATTTGTTAGTCTTTTTGTCAGCCCCAAGTTGAGTGGAGCATAACAagagcatataaaaaaatatgaacacCCCCATCTGcaacattaaagaaaaatatgttactgATTATGTTACAatctcatttattaataaaatgatagattTTAAACGAATAGATGCGtttctaaatgaaaaaaaaaaggaactgctttgttaataaaattttgcacgaTAAATTTTCACTGAAACTCGCcgtcaattaaattttaatacacgtGCCTATCACATTTGACACATCGACATATAAGATGTTAGATGAAATCCATACGTGCCGCATCCCATAATTATTGACAAGTAATGTTATTACAATGTGTATTCTTTAATCTCGCCGATAACCTGAGCTCTGATCGTGAGACTCTCTTTACGTACCTCTTTCCgcgagttttataaaaaaattatttcagctACGAAGAAGATGCATCAATGATTATAGCCAATCCATGCAATGCACGTGCCACGCTCGCAATATCCCGGAACGGCGAGCAGCTGATCTAAGAGCAATCGTATTATCATACGGTGAACGTATGTATAATGTGACATAGAATTGTATATTGTCGGTGCTGCTGATAACTGGTGGCTGGTGGCATTCGAACTTTTTGTCATGGATTTCAACGAAACAGAATGACGCAAAATTTTCGAGATGCATTCAAAAATCTTACCCGTAGAGTAGCATTTAATTGACCAATTAGAATACAGAAATCTTGGTTACTTttatcctgattggtcaattaagGAGTATTCTatctatgaataaaatttttgaacgcaTTCTCGAAAGATCATGCATAGCGCTCGATATTTGTCTATCTCCATTGATCAGTTCAAGTAATTGTGCATttcattacatacatacaaatagataaaactaaatttcatatttatatttgtgtataaaacaattttgcatatttatttgttttaatgaaTACGGAAAATCTgctctaaattatttaagaatttattttcaaaaaaaattcattttatatttatatttaaaaagtccactttatgtatatatatatatatatatatatatatatatatatatatatatatatatatatatatatataacaatttgaatataaatagtcaaataaataaatggcaaaaattatttaataatttttatgaacgaCAATTGTACTAATATATCGAAGAGGCTctcttgataaattatattatattaattgataaatctttaaatatttgagatatcTCTTAGAAGGAGACCAATGTACGAATTGTGTAATATACAACGtacaatctatttattatttacaacaaTGTACCAATATTACGTAAAATGTACCACATTgcatcttatttaataatagatcgCTTATCACactgttttaaaaaatcgcgCGTGATCGTGCCGCGAGGGGGAGCGCGGTTCGCGTTTCAGATCGATTCAAACTAGCGCGACTTCGTGATGATCCACCGCGAATTTCGCGCCTTTAACGTACTATTCGAAGTGCAACAGGACGA
It includes:
- the LOC126853893 gene encoding UDP-glucose:glycoprotein glucosyltransferase isoform X1, whose product is MGVFIFFYMLLLCSTQLGADKKTNKYVTTLINAKWNETPLVLEAAEYLSDENPNYFWKFIDAYSRKISNLVIATEKESYDLILELAKKYLSESEIAVFKLGLSLRIYSARVEMFSQMAVNKNVSSYGCNNIVNIGGTFTCSLQDIDRLLLEQDTWETIDTYDVDHRYLDTSESDKVIILYGQIGTSTFIDFHEKLKNIADTKRINYILRHYVKDRTDKKLRLSGYGVELQMKSTEYKATDDSDIKDNTGKNSEEANDGMEEIEGINFMILKTLYPNQQAKLDKIQMHLLESSHEIGAFKVWQFQELSHQAAERIMNSPSVEALNILTDISQNFPMQAKSLIRTKVNSDMKKEMKLNQEIFMASLNIQPTDTALFINGLFFDLEAIDILTLLESLRSELRVMEALHKIGFSNKKMSKLLALDLSGGTDNQNFAMDIRDSAINWINDIENDSRYSRWSRSLTELLRPTFPGMLRNIRRNLYNLVLIIDPLSEDSMSLIALAQSLYAHSAPLRVGFVFVTNYNTSVTGLTDASVAVNNAYHYFAENKNPKEALHFLSELGNYIGHGADIDDIKKVIKSKDSSANIPYILGEESEYDVGRHLASDFIKRCGFKKFPQALLNGVPLTPSQMNYESYEEAVLSTIMSQTPALQKAVYRGEVTEGDDVVDFLMNQPYVMPRLNERILKVDKNAWLNLIGTIPEDENYIKWSSQDLSTYLMKKMHYFFVPRRSSVHHLYSFWIVADLRSLSGRQLLREALEYVESNTDARVSIIVNAEGNVNSKSDINKIVLAALNALSPERAILYTRKVIREDNAALIADGSFEIEDESVMALLENQNQILMLHQHYIKNVLNLEAGARAVLCNGRIIGPLDSGEEFTSDDFSLLERFSQSTYGDKLFMKLIKDRIFNEDEYEEENNITDDMIMKITSLLVPRPQTRNRYDVPFHGDDHSVIKIPTADPNKVAFDFIAIVDPVSRGAQKLGPILKTVQQALNCNIKVFLNCLDKNSDMPLKSFYRFVLEPELQFTIEGDISGSIAKFTKLPTSSLLTQYIHAPENWLVEVVRSVYDLDNIKLDNVAIGVHSEFELEYLLLEGHCFEAVMGNPPRGLQFTLGTEKQPVMVDTIVMANLGYFQLKANPGEWVLRLRQGRSAEIYDFTTVDGQDVIQNGNDVKVLISSLRSHVLKVKVSKKPDKAGFDLLSDNEKDSGLWNSISSIAKFWTFTTDESEDQDEKLNIFSLASGHLYERFLKIMMLSVIKHTKTPVKFWFLKNYLSPTVKDFLPHMAKEYGFEYELVQYKWPRWLHQQTEKQRTIWGYKILFLDVLFPLNVKKIIFVDADQVVRADLKELANLDLGGAPYAYTPFCDSRTEMDGFRFWKQGYWRNHLQGRAYHISALYVVDLKRFRRIAAGDRLRGQYQALSQDPNSLSNLDQDLPNNMIHQVAIKTLPQEWLWCETWCDDASKQYAKTIDLCNNPMTKEAKLQAAMRILPEWVGYDEEIKALQQKIENANRQTEKDSEIVDDVLKHEEL